Genomic segment of Salvia splendens isolate huo1 chromosome 12, SspV2, whole genome shotgun sequence:
AACTGAGATGAGAAAACCATTTATGTAAACTTATATATTTGTCACAAAGTGTAAATGTAGGTGGCCACAAACATAACTCATCCATGTATATACTAGTTTAAGAGAAGTGATATTTCTATTCCAACTTCATGTTTTACCTGAACTAGTTGCATTTGTCCATGATTGTGTGGTGAAATAGGTGCAGATTATAAATGGctataaaaattttcaaaaatagaaaaaaaattgagtagCACATCACCCCTCTATAGATGACTCATAAAGTTCAATATTAAAGAGAAATTGGGCTCAAATTTTCGAACACTAAAAAAATCTCGGTTGCCGAAAAGAACATAGCCTGAGTTTGAATGGGTTGACCCGAAAAAAACATAGCCTGAGTTTGAATGGGTTGACCCGACTAACCAGATTTTCATGGTTAACTTCACTTAAAACCtagaaacaaaataataaatcttgATAATCAAGCAGCATTAGAAAATTTGGTTAGTTGAGTCAATCCATTTCAAACTAGGgcttttttgttgtttttatccTGAACTTTTTTTGTAATGCTACTTTGTTATTTGCTAGTTTTGTACTATCAAAAAAATGTTGGAATATTTTtgcaagaaaagaaaaggattgTAACAAGGAATTTTACCATATTATTATACGAAAATGACAATTGACTACACATTGAGAATGCAAAAAATGAGATAGTGTGTTACCTTCCATTAATTGTCTATGAGTATTAACTACCCTATCATAATTGCGTTAAGTATGGGCAACAATCTTGTTTTAGAAAGTCACTATTATCATTATGGAACTTTGTTTCCAAGCTTTAATACAAACGAAATTAGTAAGTAGAAGCAAAAAATGATTCACAATTATTCATAATTTGAAGGATTATGAATTTATATACAAATTTGAGTATTcttgttaaattctctaaattctgtcccacatcgacttggtgaagatcccatctaatctatataagtgtggataaccctcccccttatgaggtcttttaaggggtgagtggcccatttctaatatggtatcagagcgggcccaagtcgatgatggttatctctttatctcttatctacctcacgagtggaagaccgatgtcctttccggcccacatcgatgatggtttctcttgcattgcctacccacgtgatggaagaccgatgtcctttccggcccacacgtgagggggcgtgttaaattctctaaattctgtcccacatcgacttggtgaagatctcatctaatctatataagtgtggataaccctcccccttatgaggccttttaaggggtgagtggctcatttctaataattctaattctttttcattttttagttgAACATTTTTAGATACTGACATTAGGGTGTTCAATTGATAATGAAGGTTGGGAGAAAaaaattgattgattgatttaaATGTTTAAAATCATGACTTTGACTATGTATAGCATATTTGAAAAGGTTGTTGACACCGAAGGAATAAGAAtcaatctttatttttttttcaaaacatgGGATATGGGAAGTTTTGGTAGGAAAATGAGATGTGGAATTTAAAGAATTGctttaaaaagaaaattcaatttAACTAAAGTTGATCACTGCGTTTGTAAGTTTTTAGACAAGCATGTTAGCCCTAATACACTATACTATACGTAATTAACACGCAATTAAAATCGTGAAAATTGTGTAAAAGCTTAGTGATTCATGACATTGTAACAAAATTACCATTGAAAAAGCTTTATCGTGAAAATTTTGAGTTTAATTAAGCCTTGTTGACACCATATACAACAATAAACTAGAAAATTCACACTGCTCTTTAGAACTAAGTTAAtcgtatatttttttaattacaattcACACACTTCCACGCTCATGCATATGACATGACCATAGCCCATTTGTTGAACAGAAACGTCTCACGAACTAAATTGCACGAGTATCATGCATTCTCAAAAAATAAAACGTGTTTAATAATTAAGACCCATTGATTTTTGGTAGTAACtagtaatttataaatattgattGAGACTCATGCTAGGTAAATCACTTTCATTAAATGAGAATGAGTGGAGTCTTATGCAccttcacttttttttaatgtgcaACTTTAAAGTTAGTAAAAAAGTGTCTTGGCCACAATTAAATGCATTTACTATTATTTGGtattgcatttttttaaaaccttTGCACTAATTCCAAAGGTAACTTATTAGTTATTATTATACGTACAAGCTTTACTAGTGtatgtttatttgttttgttttatacatttttttattctaagatctaaaaaattattataattgcCATTGATTCTACAAATTATGTAAATATCAAAActcaatttattcatttttctctataatttcaaattaatgaataaaataacaaatcaagctTTGACTTCAATTAATGCATAGAATTAAAGACGTCAATAACAATTTTTGAGGTattggaataaaataaatgcataaaacaaaataaatttaagaTGGGCACAGTGAGGAGTCTGTTGAGCAAGCAAAAAAGGAGAGGCAATAACATGGTGCATTTATTTTAAAGGTAGAGAAAAGGAGAGCTTAAAGAAGTAATAACCCCTTTATTAACTTTGATTTTTCTCTTTGAAGGGACCTACCTACTTAATAACTTTCAATCACATGTCTTGAATCATAACCAAGAATCACAACCCTTTTTCAAGGTTTCAAAATTGGCAAAATTAGAATCTTAAAAATGGTCAACTCAAATACTATACAATCATAAGACTACAAAGAAAGCACTAACAAAATATGTCAGAAAAGAGATAGACAGTTATGCTTAACATAAAAGGGATTTTCCCCATAGAAAAAGATGGAAAAAACACCAAATTTCTATtaatgcaaaagaaaaagactCCCACTTTTCCACCTTCGTTGAGCAAATATCTCCACACAATGGCAAATGACATTCTTTCAGCATAACCAAAGTGTGTGTGTTTAGAGGTTAAGAGTGGTAGGCTCTCCAAACTGTGCACAACCATAGTGCTTGTATTGACATAAACGGAAGAACGAAAGCAGACAAGAAAACAACGGGTTGGAAAGGTCCCACTAACATTGTACCTACTTTGGGTGCTCAGCCTACCTCCAATAATTCTCAAGCAACCATGGGGTGGGGTTGTGGGGAGATATATGGCACTGACCTTTTTCCGTCTCTGATAGCGTTGTACGTGGTCAACTGTTGTATGTGTATCTCCATGAAGAAGCTGTGAATATGTTTAGTCTGTACAGTCATGATACTTTTGGACAGGCAGCAAAACATTTATCTTCTATGTAACAACTACTTCGTAGTTTTGACTCAAAGGAACAAGAAGCTCGATCGATTGACTGGTCAAAACTACAATTTGTGAGAATGAGTGAACTAGTGTTTAGCAATTgctttaaacaaaaaaaaggttATAAATTGGCAAAGGAAGGTAAAAATAAATCTCTACGTCAAGCAAAATGGGAAATCGTCAGCGCAAACTTCAGAACTCCATATATACATGAAGGCTAATTTCCATAGGTGTTATATTTTCTTCTTCCCATAGAAACAGGCCGTCAAAGTAAATAGAGACAAGAAGACTAGGTTTGGGTATAACACCAGGATGACCAGTCTCCATCTTCTGTTACCCACAAACTAGTGAAGATCTGCACTGCGCAATTTTCTAAATTACAACATCCTCTCCCGTACAGctttttattatattagtatatttGCAAGAAGCCATGAGAGTCCTCAGTTCCAAATGCAGACCcctatgaaaaaataattatcttTCACTTAATATAAGGAAGAATCCAAGAGAAATGCTAGTAATACATGAAACTTGGTGCTAAATGAATTTATGGCAGCCCGGGAACTATAGCACAGCTTTAAAAATTCCTCCACTTCATAAGCACTTATCATAATTCATTAGGTGAAAACAAATCAAGTTTAATATAGATGGAGCATGTAAGAAATACCATACCATAGATTTGCTATTTTGCATCAACGGGCAAAGCAAACACCGGAGTTTTGGGATCTGTTGCAACAAAATGCAGAGTATATGAGCAGCAAgtacataatattaaaaatcagAAATATGGTAGATACCTTCCACTTCATTTTGTATCCAGTCTTGAGAACACATCAAAGCTTGCAGAGTATCAGACTTCTCGGCACCCCAAGAATGATGAAGGACTCTATCTCCAATATCAAATAGGGACTCCGGTGCAACTTTTGATATTGGAATCCCCAATATGTTGCGTGCCATCATTGAAAGCACAGGATATCTTGGTTCATGAACTTTCCACCAGTTTAATATACTAAAATCAGCACTACGAGGGAAGAGTGGTTCCTCTAAATACTTGTCTAAGTCTGATTTTGTGTTTTGGCTAGCTGAAGTTTCATGGAGAAATCTGTCGAACCCACTAAGCCTGTCCTTAGCAACATTACCATTACTTTCAGAAGACAAGTTTTGACCGTGAGCAGCTAAAGATGAATAGCTAGCATGACCACCGTAAAGAGCTTTCATACAATTTGAAACAATGTCTATGCAATCAGGAGCACTATCACCATACATTTGGGGATAATAATACTCCACCAGTTTCATCTTGAATCGTGGATCTAAGATGGCTGCAATAGCCATAATCAAGCTGCATTTCTTCCAATACTCATCAAATTTTGATTTCAGTTTCAATGCCAACGAGCTGATAAAATCATCTGACTTATGGCACCATTCTATCAACTGTAAATGAATGTCACAAATTTCAGCAAAATAGGAATTTGCAGTGACAAGTTTGTGCCCAACAAAGACATTAGACACTTCATGAAAGAACTTCAAGATGCTCGTAATGCCCCTCAATCTATCCCAATCTATGCCAGAAGGACACATTGAAAAGCCAGGATCATGTTCTTGCAGCTGAGGGAAGGCTTCTTTATACTCTAAAGCAGTTTCGAGCATCACATACATAGAATTCCACTGAAATGGATTGTCGGTGGACAGCCATTTCTGTCCATTGATACCAACTAACTGTACTATCTCACTGAACTTTTCTTGTGTTTCGCGAGAACCGTCAATATACTGTATGGTTTTCCGCACTTTGTTGGTTATCTCAAGTGACGTCTCCAGGATATCTCGGACCAATAACTTCACCGTACTTGCTGCACATCTTACATCAAATAATTGTCCTTCACACATAAGGAACCTGTGCTGACAGAGTTGGTCTCTGATTCTGCATACAATTTTGTCGTATGTCCCAAGATTATCAATAGTCAGTGAGAACAACTTTCGATCGATATCCCAATTCCTAAGACTTGTCATGATCAATTCTGAGAGCATGTCTTCCGCTTCAGAAGGATCAACAGAAAAAAAGTCCAAAATCTTCTTCTTTACTTCCCAAGAATCATCAATGAAATGTGCTACCAAGCAAAGATAATCCGAGCCTCTATTTGTAGCCCAACTATCTGCGCTAAGGCTGACCTTCCCAGGTAATTTATCCAACTCCTCGTACACTCTTTGTTTCTCCCTTTTATATAACTCTATACAGTCAGCCTCAATTCCATTAACtgtcacaaaatcaaacaatggCTGGAGGTTTTGAAGAAAGGTCTTGAAGCCAAGATCCTCAACCATACCCAAAGGATATCCGTGCATTATAATCATGCGTGCAAGATCTAGCTGACTCCGCCTTTGATCAAGATTTAAGCTTTCCACATTCATATTTCTAACTTCCACCCCTTGTTCAAAATTTGCACTTGCCACTGTTACCATCTCATTCCTCACGGCGGATTGATTATAACTTAAGTTGGCAACGGCTAAGGTGGTTTGCTTCCTCTTTCCCCTCGTCAACAACTGGCTTATATCATGGTTCAAACGTCTACGACACCT
This window contains:
- the LOC121757241 gene encoding zinc finger BED domain-containing protein RICESLEEPER 1-like, with translation MEITEEEAVIVNSSRMKSVVWNDFDRVKKGETFGAICRHCKRTLSGSSTSGTSHLRNHLIRCRRRLNHDISQLLTRGKRKQTTLAVANLSYNQSAVRNEMVTVASANFEQGVEVRNMNVESLNLDQRRSQLDLARMIIMHGYPLGMVEDLGFKTFLQNLQPLFDFVTVNGIEADCIELYKREKQRVYEELDKLPGKVSLSADSWATNRGSDYLCLVAHFIDDSWEVKKKILDFFSVDPSEAEDMLSELIMTSLRNWDIDRKLFSLTIDNLGTYDKIVCRIRDQLCQHRFLMCEGQLFDVRCAASTVKLLVRDILETSLEITNKVRKTIQYIDGSRETQEKFSEIVQLVGINGQKWLSTDNPFQWNSMYVMLETALEYKEAFPQLQEHDPGFSMCPSGIDWDRLRGITSILKFFHEVSNVFVGHKLVTANSYFAEICDIHLQLIEWCHKSDDFISSLALKLKSKFDEYWKKCSLIMAIAAILDPRFKMKLVEYYYPQMYGDSAPDCIDIVSNCMKALYGGHASYSSLAAHGQNLSSESNGNVAKDRLSGFDRFLHETSASQNTKSDLDKYLEEPLFPRSADFSILNWWKVHEPRYPVLSMMARNILGIPISKVAPESLFDIGDRVLHHSWGAEKSDTLQALMCSQDWIQNEVEDPKTPVFALPVDAK